One Arachis hypogaea cultivar Tifrunner chromosome 18, arahy.Tifrunner.gnm2.J5K5, whole genome shotgun sequence genomic window, TATTGTCATACTATTGGCTTACAACATTCCAGaagatgttccttttgtcttgcTATTTTAACTTGATTGCTTATTAAATAACACTAGCTTGTTCACTGATTCATCTCATTGACTTGTTAAATTTTCAGTAGAGGAATTCTCGCCCAGCTTTAACAAAAGATGCAGGACTCCCCTGACTCAAGTCATGGATTCAGGGTGTGCCAACGAGTACATTCATCGGGTGATTCAAGGAGAATTGGTACAGTTAATTATGTGGGGCCTGTAGAAGGCTATTCAGGCACGTGGGTTGGAGTTGACTGGGATAACGGAGAAGGCAAACATGATGGATCCATCAATGGTGTCCGATACTTTCATGCAAAGTCTGAAAGATCGGGGTCATTGGTTCGTGCTCCGAATTTGAGCCAAGGGATTTCATTGCTTGAGGCTCTTGAAAAAAGATACCGAAGTAAATCAACTAATGATGAAGAGGGTATGCCTTTTGCTAATATTAAGTTTTGTTAACATATCCATGCTCTGGTTTCCTAGAGTAGTATGGAATAAAAATGCAATGCTAGTGGTATGATATGAAGCCTTGGGTGAGAAATAATAAGGCATATATTATTCTTTTCAAACTTCTTTTCATTCTAGAATTATTTGCTGACAAATGACAGTTTAATATTTCTTCTGTATATAGTTTCTCACATGTGATTCCCACCAAACATAAAATACTACGTGATAGTACTCGCCCCTTTTTTTAGCAGATGAAATGTATGTCCTTTCAACTAGCAACAATCGAGTATCTGTTCAACTTGTGGGTAAagataaaattcaagataaactAAGTCGATTTGAGGAGTTAACCAATGCATCATTGGCATATATGGGTGTTAGTTTCCCTGGAATTCCATACCAGATTAATACTACAGTCCCAAGTAAGCTTGACTCTGGAACACTTCTGTTTCATTTCTCATATAAAAAATGAATGAAACATAACCCAATCCATTTTAGaagtattctttcttttttttttcactattttcttttttcatgatAAAATTGTAGTAGTGGTGAATTAGTTGCTTTTGCCTGAAGTTCTTATTATCTGCTTCTACCTTAAGTTATGACTAGAAACTGCATTTTATCATATAAAGAAGTCCAAAATATCAAACTGCAATATTGATGTGAGGAAACTCTTTTTCTCCCCATTTTTTCCCCAATAGATATGAAAGAACTTGACCTGACTGGGAACCTGCTTTCCGATTGGAAGGTACGTAACCTGGTTTTTTTCCACAATTGTATCTTGACTAAGGCTGTAGCATTGAGTCTGCTAATTTTTAACACACCATTCATATCTTACCCAGAGCTTTTATTAATGAAAATTACACATGGTCTTTTGCTGGTATTTGGTAAACTCAAATATATTTAGTCTGATTCTTGTGTTAAGAAATTTTCTTTATGTTTAAATATTCAGATTGTGGTTAGAAGGTTTGTGACATATGTTATTTTCTTACCACCACCTCAATTTCTATACTATTAACAGCTCTTAAATGGTGTAATTGTTGCCTTGAGTTGTAAACTTATGACCTCATGCAAACTGCCCAAGTTCCTCACACTAATGGAACTAATTAATGGCTGGTCCTACTATttgtttttatagttattttcttttcatttctcacATTTCATGTTTTGCCTTTTGAGGATCTTgttgaaaaaaagatttaaaactgTAAAAACATTAAAATCCTGTTCCTTGCTTCCTTTTCTAGTTTCAGTATTTCTTTCACtttcagaaaaataataaatggaaACCAAAACAAGCAAGCCCAACTTCCTCTCTTATTGGCTTAGTTTTCCCTCTATTCATCTCTTAGAGAGCTCATTAGTAAGTGATTCATGTCATTAGTAAGtgattatatataaatttctttCTGCTTATTTTGTATAGCGAAATATATTGATTGACAACAATTATTATTcagtatcttttttatttatgtttttgcaGGATGTTGGCAAAATTTGTGGTCAGTTACCTGCTTTGCAGGCTCTCAACTTATCTAACAACTTAATGTCACCATATAAATCAGAACTTCCACCACTGGAAAGCATCCGCATTCTAGTTTTAAATAATACTGGTGCAGATTGGGAGCAGGTTCCTTTCTATATCTTTCCCCAACATATATCTGCTGCTTAAATTCCCATCATGTTAGTTAGGAGCCACTAAATGTTTCCTGTTTAACTGGGCAGGTTGAATTGCTTAGACAATCATTGACAGCTATTGAAGAGCTACATCTTATCGGAAACAATATAAGCAGAGTACTGGTACATTTTGTTTTTggttcattattcttgttaaatatCTTAACGGCTGTACACTTAGATATCCTTTTATGAGTACCCATTTCTAAACTATGGAGAGCAGTTTAATAAACATTAGAAATTGAACCATTTCGATCACACTGCAAGATTTCTCTAAATCATAGTCTCAGAATGGAAGCCCGTTAAAGGAGGGAATAGCATTGTTGATATATTCTTTCTTTAGCATTTTGTCAGCCTTTATTGCTCATCTCCTCAAAGGTTTGTCGTTTTACATGTAGTGGGGCAGTAAGttttttattatcatcatcataaaTCTGATTAAGGCAAGCTAATAATCATGTTTCCCATCTGGTGAACAGTTAATTATGACAATTGCAACAAAAATACTGCGATAGCAATTATAGTCATATTTGAGAATGTGGATGAATGTAGATTCTATTATCAAGCTTACTCCCTTGGATCTGCtatgtaatttatttattttatagttgaTACTTAATTGATGTTGAAGTGtattaattttaattgtttttggaTGGAAATAATAAGCGTAATTTGGTTTTTACTTTAATGTTTAATCTTATATTGCTCTATGTTATTCTTTTTGTCATTTGTATGAAGTACACAAAATTTTAAAGCCTTCTATCTTTTTTTTCAGCCTATGTCATCCTCCTTTGTTCAAGGATTTAATTCTTTGCGTCTATTGAATTTGGATGATAATTGTATAGCTGAATGGGATGAAGTCATGAAGCTTTCTCAACTAAGATGGTTGGTTATGGCAAAATGTTTTCAATTCTATAATACATTCTTAACTCCAGGTTGGACTGATACCATTTTAACCACATTTGACTTTAGTAaccatttatttattcatctaaccACTTAATATTTAAGCTAACTACTTATTTTAAATGCTTAGCACCAGAGTGAAATTGTATGATTAAAGTGAAATGTGGTTAAAGTCATAGGTTGTATCTGTATTACTGGAAGTACAGATAGATTGTATCTTAGACCTGGCAACAAGTATTTACATCCTTTGTGATTTATGTATTCTCTTCACTAAGCACTACCTCTACTTCTGAGTAGATTTGGTTTTAAGTCTCTTACTGTTCTAAATTTTCATggtttgttatgttttgtttcagTTTGGAACAGCTTTATTTGAACAAGAATTGTTTGAATTCTATCTTATATCCTGATAATGGCCAGCAGGATGAATTGGAAGCCACAAGCTATAAGCCCTTTCAAAATTTGCACTGCCTTCTATTAGGTAGTATTTCTCTTGATGATGCTCATCATCCTGCACGAAATACATATTGTGGACATCTATTGACTTTAAATCTCTGATTCTTCGATCAGGTGATAACGACATCGGTGATCTGGTCTCTGTTGACTCATTAAACTTGTTCCCTAACTTGGTGGTAAGCTTTATACTCATATACTGTGAAGTTTTATATACCTTGCATAGTGTACTTCTTAGTTATGCATGGCATGGCATGGCTGCTGTGCTGTATCTATGACAATGAGTTGGGGCCCATTGACTGTtatatcaaataatttgttagaaatgATGAATTGGGGAtgcaatattttaaattattttgtagcTATAATTATTCTGAGTATTTTTGAGCATGTCTTTCATGTCTGATTGAGTTATCGTGTCTCTTGCTTCTTGTAAACACATtttttttgggtgtatattccTCTGGAACTGCTTTCTTTACATCACATGGATGGAGTCGGATTATGAATTCATAATTTACCATAACACCAAGACTCACCCTTGAGGctgaaatttatttataaacaaaaaatggAAACTAGGAAAGACAGCGACATAAATTAAAGCTTGCTCTTCTTGAAGCTTATCCAACATTCCAAAGCCGAGCAAGTTTGAAGAACCCCCCCCCCCTTTCCCGGAAAAGAAAACAGAGACACacacactaaaaaaaaaaaagtaattttaaaacAGACAGTTGCAATGATCTATCCTTAACTACACTCTATTTCTCAGTAATgaatcattttatttttaattctttatcTGTCTATTATCCTTGCAAGTTTACATTGAGAAAGTAACTAATCTGTCTTGTAAAACTATTCTTTCCTTTTCACTGCAGAGACTATTCTTTCCTCTGTTACACTTTTTCTTACACCTCTCTCCGACCTTTTACTTGCTTGATTTTCTAGAGTAGTTTGTTACATATGAGAATGTTCTATTCTAATTGTTTGTTACATATGAGAATGTtctattctaattatttattttcatttttattttaatcaacATCAAAGGAAACTAGGCTTTCTGAGAACCCAATAGCTGATTCTACAAGTGGTGGAGTTCCAAGATTTGTTTTGATTGCTCGTTTAGCCAAAATCAAGGTGTTTAATGGAAGTGAGGTAAGTGATGGATGATCGCTCCTAATCTTTAATACCTTAATGTATCAGATATGTATTCATATCTAATTACCTTCCAGGTTACACCTCGTGAAAGGAAGGACTCTGAGATTAGGTGATTATTCTCTAATTACCTTTCTGATATTTCTAATATTTACACGTGTTTTTGCAAATGTGCTTACCTTTAGTTTCTGAATTCAATTA contains:
- the LOC112771356 gene encoding tubulin-folding cofactor E isoform X1 yields the protein MQDSPDSSHGFRVCQRVHSSGDSRRIGTVNYVGPVEGYSGTWVGVDWDNGEGKHDGSINGVRYFHAKSERSGSLVRAPNLSQGISLLEALEKRYRSKSTNDEEADEMYVLSTSNNRVSVQLVGKDKIQDKLSRFEELTNASLAYMGVSFPGIPYQINTTVPNMKELDLTGNLLSDWKDVGKICGQLPALQALNLSNNLMSPYKSELPPLESIRILVLNNTGADWEQVELLRQSLTAIEELHLIGNNISRVLPMSSSFVQGFNSLRLLNLDDNCIAEWDEVMKLSQLRCLEQLYLNKNCLNSILYPDNGQQDELEATSYKPFQNLHCLLLGDNDIGDLVSVDSLNLFPNLVETRLSENPIADSTSGGVPRFVLIARLAKIKVFNGSEVTPRERKDSEIRYVRLVISRLHANAEEIKQHPRFSELKSLYGIEDERPSTGASGPQTIGSGFLSITLKCVGASMGEKQPLTKKLPATATVGKLKFLCESFFKLKSLKLKLFLQEEGCPLPVLLDNDTSSLMDLGIGNESIILVDEES
- the LOC112771356 gene encoding tubulin-folding cofactor E isoform X2 yields the protein MQDSPDSSHGFRVCQRVHSSGDSRRIGTVNYVGPVEGYSGTWVGVDWDNGEGKHDGSINGVRYFHAKSERSGSLVRAPNLSQGISLLEALEKRYRSKSTNDEEDEMYVLSTSNNRVSVQLVGKDKIQDKLSRFEELTNASLAYMGVSFPGIPYQINTTVPNMKELDLTGNLLSDWKDVGKICGQLPALQALNLSNNLMSPYKSELPPLESIRILVLNNTGADWEQVELLRQSLTAIEELHLIGNNISRVLPMSSSFVQGFNSLRLLNLDDNCIAEWDEVMKLSQLRCLEQLYLNKNCLNSILYPDNGQQDELEATSYKPFQNLHCLLLGDNDIGDLVSVDSLNLFPNLVETRLSENPIADSTSGGVPRFVLIARLAKIKVFNGSEVTPRERKDSEIRYVRLVISRLHANAEEIKQHPRFSELKSLYGIEDERPSTGASGPQTIGSGFLSITLKCVGASMGEKQPLTKKLPATATVGKLKFLCESFFKLKSLKLKLFLQEEGCPLPVLLDNDTSSLMDLGIGNESIILVDEES
- the LOC112771356 gene encoding tubulin-folding cofactor E isoform X6; amino-acid sequence: MHHWHIWVLVSLEFHTRLILQSQDVGKICGQLPALQALNLSNNLMSPYKSELPPLESIRILVLNNTGADWEQVELLRQSLTAIEELHLIGNNISRVLPMSSSFVQGFNSLRLLNLDDNCIAEWDEVMKLSQLRCLEQLYLNKNCLNSILYPDNGQQDELEATSYKPFQNLHCLLLGDNDIGDLVSVDSLNLFPNLVETRLSENPIADSTSGGVPRFVLIARLAKIKVFNGSEVTPRERKDSEIRYVRLVISRLHANAEEIKQHPRFSELKSLYGIEDERPSTGASGPQTIGSGFLSITLKCVGASMGEKQPLTKKLPATATVGKLKFLCESFFKLKSLKLKLFLQEEGCPLPVLLDNDTSSLMDLGIGNESIILVDEES
- the LOC112771356 gene encoding tubulin-folding cofactor E isoform X7 yields the protein MMKRDVGKICGQLPALQALNLSNNLMSPYKSELPPLESIRILVLNNTGADWEQVELLRQSLTAIEELHLIGNNISRVLPMSSSFVQGFNSLRLLNLDDNCIAEWDEVMKLSQLRCLEQLYLNKNCLNSILYPDNGQQDELEATSYKPFQNLHCLLLGDNDIGDLVSVDSLNLFPNLVETRLSENPIADSTSGGVPRFVLIARLAKIKVFNGSEVTPRERKDSEIRYVRLVISRLHANAEEIKQHPRFSELKSLYGIEDERPSTGASGPQTIGSGFLSITLKCVGASMGEKQPLTKKLPATATVGKLKFLCESFFKLKSLKLKLFLQEEGCPLPVLLDNDTSSLMDLGIGNESIILVDEES
- the LOC112771356 gene encoding tubulin-folding cofactor E isoform X4, with the protein product MQDSPDSSHGFRVCQRVHSSGDSRRIGTVNYVGPVEGYSGTWVGVDWDNGEGKHDGSINGVRYFHAKSERSGSLVRAPNLSQGISLLEALEKRYRSKSTNDEEDMKELDLTGNLLSDWKDVGKICGQLPALQALNLSNNLMSPYKSELPPLESIRILVLNNTGADWEQVELLRQSLTAIEELHLIGNNISRVLPMSSSFVQGFNSLRLLNLDDNCIAEWDEVMKLSQLRCLEQLYLNKNCLNSILYPDNGQQDELEATSYKPFQNLHCLLLGDNDIGDLVSVDSLNLFPNLVETRLSENPIADSTSGGVPRFVLIARLAKIKVFNGSEVTPRERKDSEIRYVRLVISRLHANAEEIKQHPRFSELKSLYGIEDERPSTGASGPQTIGSGFLSITLKCVGASMGEKQPLTKKLPATATVGKLKFLCESFFKLKSLKLKLFLQEEGCPLPVLLDNDTSSLMDLGIGNESIILVDEES
- the LOC112771356 gene encoding tubulin-folding cofactor E isoform X5, coding for MQDSPDSSHGFRVCQRVHSSGDSRRIGTVNYVGPVEGYSGTWVGVDWDNGEGKHDGSINGVRYFHAKSERSGSLVRAPNLSQGISLLEALEKRYRSKSTNDEEDMKELDLTGNLLSDWKDVGKICGQLPALQALNLSNNLMSPYKSELPPLESIRILVLNNTGADWEQVELLRQSLTAIEELHLIGNNISRPMSSSFVQGFNSLRLLNLDDNCIAEWDEVMKLSQLRCLEQLYLNKNCLNSILYPDNGQQDELEATSYKPFQNLHCLLLGDNDIGDLVSVDSLNLFPNLVETRLSENPIADSTSGGVPRFVLIARLAKIKVFNGSEVTPRERKDSEIRYVRLVISRLHANAEEIKQHPRFSELKSLYGIEDERPSTGASGPQTIGSGFLSITLKCVGASMGEKQPLTKKLPATATVGKLKFLCESFFKLKSLKLKLFLQEEGCPLPVLLDNDTSSLMDLGIGNESIILVDEES
- the LOC112771356 gene encoding tubulin-folding cofactor E isoform X3 produces the protein MQDSPDSSHGFRVCQRVHSSGDSRRIGTVNYVGPVEGYSGTWVGVDWDNGEGKHDGSINGVRYFHAKSERSGSLVRAPNLSQGISLLEALEKRYRSKSTNDEEADEMYVLSTSNNRVSVQLVGKDKIQDKLSRFEELTNASLAYMGVSFPGIPYQINTTVPNMKELDLTGNLLSDWKDVGKICGQLPALQALNLSNNLMSPYKSELPPLESIRILVLNNTGADWEQVELLRQSLTAIEELHLIGNNISRPMSSSFVQGFNSLRLLNLDDNCIAEWDEVMKLSQLRCLEQLYLNKNCLNSILYPDNGQQDELEATSYKPFQNLHCLLLGDNDIGDLVSVDSLNLFPNLVETRLSENPIADSTSGGVPRFVLIARLAKIKVFNGSEVTPRERKDSEIRYVRLVISRLHANAEEIKQHPRFSELKSLYGIEDERPSTGASGPQTIGSGFLSITLKCVGASMGEKQPLTKKLPATATVGKLKFLCESFFKLKSLKLKLFLQEEGCPLPVLLDNDTSSLMDLGIGNESIILVDEES